In the genome of Bosea sp. BIWAKO-01, the window CCGCGGCGGTGACGATTTCGCCAATGGTGCGATCGAGCTGGGACATGACCGACAAGGCCGCCAGATCCTCGTCTTTGGCGGCCTGGGCGACGATATCGTCGATCTGCGGTTTGAGCGCGGAAAGTGCCCGGCCCATGGCGTCGAACTCGGCAGCCTTCTGCGGGAAGCTGATCTTGGCCTCGATCAGCTGGAACTGCGCACGGTCATAGGCCTTGCGCACATCCTCGATGCTGGTCGCGTTCTGCTTCATGAATTCGGGATAGGCGATCGCCTTGTAGAGATCGCGCACGATGTCGGTCATGGCACGGGTGGTCCGGCCCGAATCGAGGATCGCCGTCGCGCTGTGCGAGATCAGGTCGGAATATGCCTTCTGGATCCGCGCATATTCGCGGCCGGCATAGACGGCCGTTGCAACGCTGATCAATCCGAGAACGATGAGCGGGATCGCGATCTTGGTCCTGAGACGCAGATCCTGAAAGCGCAGAGACATTCGCATACCGACACCCACCCCCCCCGAGAAGCATCGAACCGGGCATCGCCGCGGCATGTCGGGAACGTTCGGCGGGAATGCTGAAAAATAGGTTACGAATGCCGGTTTAGGGCTCAATTTCAGGCGAAATGGCTCAATTCCCGCATCCACCATGCCCCGGGAGAGCCTGAACAAGAAAAACGGACGGAAGCACGAAGCTCCCGCCCGCAAGAAACGCGCAGTGCCAAGGGGTCAGGCGCTGCACGCAACCGTCGAATGCGAACCGGCCGTGACCGGGCGCGGCGTGAGAGGCTTGGCGACAGCAATCTTCACCTGAGCCTGTCGAACACCCTCTTCGCGCCGGAGAGAGGCGACGCCGGCCCGCGCGCTGGAGCGGGCCGCGAGTGCCGCCGAAGGGTCCTTGAGCCAGGATACGGTCAGTGCGCCGTCGATATCGGAGCGGACGAGACCGATATCCTTGAGCCCGCGCTCGTCGAGCTCGGAGAGCCTCAACACCTCGCGGCGGTGAATCAAAGCGCGCGTCAGGGCTTTCACGCCAACATAACCACCGGCGACAACACGCGTGACGCCGGTGGCGACGAACGAGAGCGACTTCGGAACGAATGTCAGGATCAGCATGGCGACCTCCTTCAGGGGTCTGGCGGCAAAACGAGCATTTCCCGGCCCGGCTGGAGCGCACCGACGACACGGACTGGAGAATGCCTGAAGGATAGCTTTGCGCTGGCCATCAGCCAAACGAATGGTTATGATACTTCACAGCACGGATATTGATGATCCATCGTGGGGGTGCTCCATGGCGCATGTTCTCGACGCCGACCAGCTCAAGACCTTTGTCGCCATTGCCGATACGGGCTCGTTCACCCGCGCGGCGGAGATCGTCTACAAGACGCAATCCGCCGTCTCGATGCAGATGAAGCGCCTTGAGGAACGGGTCGGGCGCCCGCTCTTCGGCCGCGACGGACGCCACGCCAAGCTGACGGAAGATGGTGAGCGCCTGCTGGATTACGCGCGCCGCATCGTGCGCCTCAATCTCGAATGCGTGGCGAGCTTCGCCGATGCAGACCTCAAGGGGCGCATCCGCCTCGGCGTCCCCGACGACTATGCCGACCGCTATCTACCCGAGATCCTGGCTCGCTTTGCACATTCCAACCCGCGCGCTGAGGTGACGGTCGTTTGCGAGCCGACACCGATGCTGGCCGAACGCATCGGCACCGGTGATATCGACCTTGCCATCATCACCCATGTCGAAGGCCGCGGTCAGGGCGAGATCATCCGGATCGAGCCCCTGCTCTGGGTCACTTCTGCGCGCCATACCGTCCATGAGGAGGACCCGCTCCCGCTCGCACTCGGCCGCCCAACCTGCAATTGGCGCCAGGCTGCTGTCGAAGCGCTGGAGAAGAAGGGGCGGCGCTTCCGCGTGCTCTATGCGAGCTGGAACTCGACTGCGGTCGGTGCAGCCGTAGTCGCCGGCCTCGCCGTCTCGGTGCTGCCGGAGAGCGCGATCAGGCCCGGCATGCGCATTCTCGGCCCTAGCGAGGGCTATGCAACCCTGCCGTCTTGCAAGATCGGGCTGTTGCGCACGCGCTTCGACCCCTCGGTGCTCTCGAATGCCCTTGCGGAGCACATCATCCAGAGCCTCGACAACCTCGCGAGCTTCAAGACCGCGGCGGAGTAGGTTCGTCGGGTGCCCGCTCCTGCCCCGGGTCCCCGCAGCCGCAATGTTCAGGGATTGAGCCCGGCCTGTGCCGCTTCGAATACGCCGCGTATAAACCGGCCGATCTCCTGCCCGCCGATGATCACGGACATCGATATCCCGGCGGCGATCAGCCCATATTCGATGGCAGTTGCGCCGCGGTTGTCGCGGGCAAAGCCGAGAAGAAGGGTGAGCAATCGTTCCATGGCCGGATGCTCACTCCGAAGCTTCGGAGAAAGCGTTAACGCCCGATGGCAAATGCCGCGAAACGCCAGCCCTGCCTAGAAATTCCGTGGCTGATCGACCGTTTAGATGAGCAAATCCTTAAACACCGGCTCGACACGCGCGTTCCATTCCCCGCGATACCGGTCTGCAAGGTCCTGAGCCAGGCTGCGGCCGCCCTCGGCAATCG includes:
- a CDS encoding DUF1127 domain-containing protein encodes the protein MLILTFVPKSLSFVATGVTRVVAGGYVGVKALTRALIHRREVLRLSELDERGLKDIGLVRSDIDGALTVSWLKDPSAALAARSSARAGVASLRREEGVRQAQVKIAVAKPLTPRPVTAGSHSTVACSA
- a CDS encoding LysR substrate-binding domain-containing protein, producing the protein MAHVLDADQLKTFVAIADTGSFTRAAEIVYKTQSAVSMQMKRLEERVGRPLFGRDGRHAKLTEDGERLLDYARRIVRLNLECVASFADADLKGRIRLGVPDDYADRYLPEILARFAHSNPRAEVTVVCEPTPMLAERIGTGDIDLAIITHVEGRGQGEIIRIEPLLWVTSARHTVHEEDPLPLALGRPTCNWRQAAVEALEKKGRRFRVLYASWNSTAVGAAVVAGLAVSVLPESAIRPGMRILGPSEGYATLPSCKIGLLRTRFDPSVLSNALAEHIIQSLDNLASFKTAAE
- a CDS encoding Flp family type IVb pilin, giving the protein MERLLTLLLGFARDNRGATAIEYGLIAAGISMSVIIGGQEIGRFIRGVFEAAQAGLNP